The Podospora pseudopauciseta strain CBS 411.78 chromosome 2 map unlocalized CBS411.78m_2, whole genome shotgun sequence genome has a window encoding:
- the ecm33 gene encoding cell wall protein Ecm33 (COG:S; EggNog:ENOG503NYCT), whose product MLVKNLLPAFVAIGSAAAQSGTCSISGGTTTINNPTEATGLANCRTVRGSVVIGRSAGPSIDLSGPSEITGDLKVADNGIIETLQSSDLATIGGKFQLKNVTKLTSVSMSKLTAAKEIEWDTVTNIESVTLGPVNKVDDIRISITSLRNLDALDLGNVANLKLDNNARLSKFSSNLRTLSKNLVLASNGIGGIGLEVELPNLVWAVELDINNVTTFSVPSLKTVNGSARFGSNFFQSFSAPNLTATSSGDISFIGNAKLTNATFPKLEAIAGGLTIANNTNLDELTGFPKLKSIGGAVLLRGNFESVEMPALDTVRGTFDASSSADISESCKAFDKLAPQNQGGNGVIAGGYDCTSNNTQANEDTDGSTSGNDGSGGSDDKDNGAVGMALNTGLFAIIALAGFAVAL is encoded by the exons ATGCTCGTCAAGAACCTCCTCCCTGCCTTCGTGGCAATTGGTTCTGCCGCTG CCCAAAGCGGCACCTGCTCCATCTCTGGAGGCACAacaaccatcaacaacccgACCGAGGCTACTGGGCTCGCGAACTGCAGAACGGTCCGCGGTAGCGTAGTTATTGGACGCAGCGCCGGCCCCAGCATTGATCTCTCTGGCCCTAGTGAGATCACTGGCGACCTTAAGGTGGCCGACAATGGCATCATCGAGACCCTCCAGAGCAGCGACCTCGCCACCATTGGCGGCAAGTTCCAGCTGAAGAATGTCACCAAGCTCACCTCCGTGAGCATGTCTAAGCTCACTGCTGCCAAGGAGATCGAGTGGGACACCGTCACCAACATCGAGTCTGTGACCCTCGGCCCCGTCAACAAGGTCGACGACATCAGAATCagcatcacctccctcaggAATCTCGATGCTCTCGACCTCGGCAACGTTGCCAACCTCAAGCTTGACAACAACGCCCGTCTGTCCAAGTTCTCCAGCAACCTTCGCACCTTGAGCAAGAACCTTGTTCTTGCTTCCAACGGTATTGGCGGCATCGGTCTCGAGGTTGAGCTCCCTAACCTCGTCTGGGCTGTCGAGctcgacatcaacaacgTCACCACCTTCTCCGTTCCCTCCCTCAAGACTGTCAACGGCAGCGCTCGCTTCGGCTCCAACTTCTTCCAGTCCTTCTCCGCCCCCAACCTTACTGCCACCAGCTCTGGTGATATCTCCTTCATTGGTAACGCCAAGCTCACCAACGCCACCTTCCCCAAGCTTGAGGCCATTGCTGGTGGTCTGACCAttgccaacaacaccaacctcgatGAGCTCACTGGCTTCCCCAAGCTCAAGTCTATTGGTGGTGCCGTCTTGCTCCGTGGCAACTTCGAGTC TGTTGAGATGCCCGCTCTCGACACCGTCCGTGGTACTTTCGACGCCTCTTCTTCCGCCGACATTTCCGAGTCTTGCAAGGCCTTCGACAAGCTCGCTCCTCAAAACCAGGGCGGCAACGGTGTCATCGCCGGTGGCTACGACTGCACTAGCAACAACACCCAGGCCAACGAGGATACCGACGGCAGCACTTCTGGCAACGACGGCAGTGGCGGCAGTGATGACAAGGACAACGGTGCGGTCGGCATGGCCCTCAACACCGGCCTcttcgccatcatcgcccttGCCGGTTTCGCCGTGGCTCTCTAA
- a CDS encoding uncharacterized protein (COG:A; EggNog:ENOG503NW7N), whose translation MSAPPPPRSSGGGMSLYANLLDPVGDSSSSPALASKDQNESKDNNAPPPKKAIDPALRFQPMLRRPQVNRPTAKPKPSFPKPPPAVPSASASPGAPAAAVAQPPQRSTLADWAATEEDEHLYSASNEKRQRGGRRKKKKKADEREQTNWDETYDPARPTNVEEYLRSDERIREVREWKEILYAHRRKSRSQDRYTGEDEDEPDRRGMGMNSQFAPPTSFNFAPPPMSPPRTAANIPDDATGDDAYARRLALSQQQQPLPPPPDSSPLPPPPPTDTATISRAPVRYSPPPPPPPTDLEAMDLDSDPEEHEGVDYSSINVAGSLPQKTRGKAFATKLMSKYGWTAGTGLGASSSGITSALSVQPLKRKKKSDAEGGGFRDPAAAQGRIIAPKSLSTPSQPQQDNNNNNNNNNNNNAGQKISRVVVLRDMLLNIPNLAAEVEAGLGQEIGEECGEKYGRVEKLFIDQSERLGENKRVYIQFVEEVSALRAVNALEGRIFNGNTIRAGFYDAEKFEEGVYEE comes from the exons ATgtccgcaccaccaccgccgcgtTCTAGCGGGGGCGGAATGTCCCTATATGCCAACTTACTTGATCCAGTCGGCGACAGCAGCTCTAGCCCCGCGCTTGCATCCAAAGATCAGAACGAGTCCAAAGACAACAATGCGCCTCCCCCGAAGAAGGCGATAGATCCAG CTCTTCGCTTTCAGCCTATGCTCCGCCGACCACAAGTCAACAGACCAACAGCGAAACCGAAACCATCCtttcccaaacccccccccgCTGTCccctcagcatcagcatcaccaggtgccccagcagcagcagtagcgcaaccaccacaacgaAGCACATTGGCCGACTGGGCAGCAACAGAGGAAGATGAACACCTCTACAGCGCCTCCAACGAGAAGCGTCAGCGTGGCGGcaggaggaaaaagaagaaaaaggccgACGAAAGGGAACAAACAAACTGGGACGAGACCTACGACCCCGCCCGCCCAACCAACGTAGAAGAATACCTCCGAAGCGATGAACGAATACGGGAAGTAAGAGAGTGGAAGGAAATCCTCTACGCCCACAGACGCAAGTCACGAAGTCAGGATCGCTACACTGgcgaggacgaagacgagcCAGACCGCAGAGGAATGGGCATGAACAGCCAGTTCGCACCCCCTACCTCGTTCAACTTTGCACCACCGCCCATGTCACCCCCAAGAACAGCAGCAAATATACCAGACGACGCAACCGGTGACGACGCGTACGCCCGCCGTTTGGCCTtgtcacaacaacaacaaccccttccaccgccgcccgATTCCAGCCCcttaccaccacctccccccaccgACACCGCAACCATATCCCGTGCTCCCGTCCGAtactccccaccaccaccaccacccccaaccgaCCTAGAAGCAATGGACCTCGACTCGGACCCCGAAGAACACGAAGGCGTAGATTACTCCTCCATCAACGTGGCCGGCTCCCTTCCGCAAAAGACCCGCGGCAAAGCCTTTGCAACCAAGCTAATGTCCAAATACGGCTGGACAGCCGGCACCGGCCTCGGcgcttcctcctccggcatCACCTCCGCCCTGTCCGTCCAGCCTCTCAAACGCAAGAAGAAATCCGACGCGGAAGGCGGTGGCTTCCGGGATCCGGCTGCTGCTCAGGGCCGCATCATTGCCCCCAAGTCACTTTCCACTCCCTCACAGCCGCaacaagacaacaacaacaacaacaacaacaacaacaacaacaacgccggACAAAAGATCAGCAGGGTAGTGGTGCTAAGGGATATGCTCCTCAACATTCCCAACCTGGCCGCTGAAGTTGAGGCTGGGCTGGGGCAGGAGATAGGGGAGGAGTGCGGGGAAAAATatgggagggtggagaagCTGTTTATTGATCAGAGTGAAAGGCTGGGGGAGAACAAGAGGGTGTATATCCagtttgtggaggaggtttcgGCTTTGAGG GCAGTCAACGCCCTCGAAGGAAGAATCTTCAATGGAAACACCATTCGGGCTGGGTTCTACGATGCGGAAAAGTTTGAGGAAGGGGTTTATGAGGAGTAG
- a CDS encoding uncharacterized protein (COG:A; EggNog:ENOG503NWYD) gives MASNKRYAFVPMDEGPSAPSKERKRDRSRSPKRRRRRDGDELPRHRRSRSPRERGSERDSDRRERDGGSGSKISRGDTGRDDSKISDLRLKSRLDYLAKRETEKLALLRKQVAEETAELRSGVRLSEREKADFAKNREILGLAEERLRIDDYQDGYRLPDQYGADSKKKEEALNRRHVERDQFGNEKHITEYEEWEREQTVKAKAQIQSREREEEEGKYDFLLDEDNIAFVRDAAAKLAQPSDGLTQEQRVLKARIEAAERAHMSIQEVRKSLPVYAYREAFLDAIKEYQVLILVGETGSGKTTQIPQYLHEAGYTNEGMKVACTQPRRVAAMSVAARVADEMGVKVGREVGYSIRFEDCTSEKTILKYMTDGMLLREMVTSPTLEGYSAIIIDEAHERTVHTDILLALIKDLTRARPELKLIISSATLNAEKFSGYFDGAPIFNVPGRVHPVEVYYTEKPEANYVEASIATVFQLHATQPEGDILVFLTGQEEIDHACEQVTEIKRQLGSRVPEIIALPIYANMPSELQAKIFEPTPPKARKVVFSTNIAETSLTIDGIVYVIDSGYAKENTFSPVGTTGQSTLAVVPCSRAAANQRMGRAGRVRPGKCFRLYTRFAYLSEMDESPTPEIQRTSLSSVVLQLKALGIDDLLNFDFLDPPPTELLIKSLNLLYALGALNSAGALTRVGRQMGEFPAEPMLAKALIAATAEECVSEVLTIVAMLGEVATLFFRPKDKAVHADSARARFTVKDGGDHLTLLNVYNQWVDSDYSPIWAKENFLTQRSLTRARDVRDQLAKLCDRVLEGSESSCGGISNMNPILRALTSAFFLNAARLNRSGDGYRTLKNNMTVYVHPSSVVRGIDPPPRVIIYHELVVTSKEFVRSVIPIDPKWLTEFGGHYYDKKDVEAMEGKKVPKQRS, from the coding sequence ATGGCTTCCAACAAACGATACGCCTTTGTGCCTATGGACGAGGGCCCTTCCGCGCCATCCAAAGAGCGGAAGCGCGATCGGTCACGGTCTCCGAAGCGGCGCAGGCGACGAGATGGCGACGAATTGCCACGACATCGACGGTCCAGATCTCCACGAGAAAGAGGCAGCGAAAGAGACAGTGAcaggagggaaagggacgGAGGGAGCGGTTCTAAAATAAGCCGCGGTGATACCGGACGCGACGACTCCAAAATAAGCGACTTGCGCCTCAAGTCACGCCTCGACTACCTGGCCAAGAGAGAAACAGAGAAGCTGGCGCTGCTCCGAAAACAGGTCGCGGAAGAGACAGCTGAGTTGCGGTCTGGTGTACGGTTATCGGAACGGGAAAAAGCAGACTTCGCCAAAAATCGGGAAATCCTAGGGCTGGCCGAGGAGCGATTGCGCATCGACGACTACCAAGACGGCTACCGTCTACCTGACCAGTATGGGGCCGatagcaagaagaaggaggaggcgctgAACAGGCGCCATGTGGAGAGGGATCAGTTCGGAAACGAGAAGCACATCACCGAGTACGAAGAATGGGAACGAGAACAAACCGTCAAGGCAAAGGCGCAAATCCAGAGCCGGGAgcgtgaggaggaggagggcaagtACGACTTCTTGCTGGACGAAGATAACATTGCGTTTGTTCGCGATGCGGCTGCAAAGCTCGCCCAGCCTAGTGACGGTTTGACCCAGGAGCAGAGGGTACTCAAGGCCCGGATCGAGGCAGCGGAACGGGCGCACATGTCCATCCAAGAGGTCCGGAAGAGCCTCCCCGTATACGCCTATCGTGAGGCTTTTCTGGACGCCATCAAAGAATACCAGGTTCTGATTCTTGTCGGTGAGACTGGTTCAGGAAAGACCACGCAAATACCCCAGTACCTTCACGAGGCAGGTTACACTAACGAAGGGATGAAGGTTGCCTGTACGCAACCTCGTCGTGTTGCGGCCATGAGTGTTGCTGCTCGTGTCGCTGACGAGATGGGCGTGAAGGTGGGCAGGGAGGTTGGATACTCGATCCGTTTCGAAGACTGTACCAGCGAGAAGACTATTCTCAAATACATGACGGATGGCATGCTTCTGAGGGAGATGGTAACATCACCGACATTAGAAGGATACTCGGCCATTATCATCGACGAGGCCCACGAAAGAACGGTCCATACCGATATTCTGTTGGCTTTGATCAAGGATCTCACCAGAGCAAGACCAGAGCTGAAGCTCATTATCTCGTCAGCTACCCTCAATGCTGAGAAGTTCAGCGGTTACTTCGACGGAGCGCCCATCTTCAACGTTCCCGGCAGAGTCCATCCCGTGGAGGTCTACTACACAGAAAAGCCCGAAGCCAACTATGTGGAAGCCAGCATTGCCACAGTCTTTCAACTGCACGCGACGCAACCCGAAGGCGACATTCTCGTGTTCCTTACAGGTCAAGAAGAAATTGACCATGCCTGCGAGCAGGTTACAGAGATCAAGCGGCAGCTAGGGAGCCGAGTGCCCGAAATCATCGCGTTACCAATCTATGCCAACATGCCTTCAGAACTACAAGCCAAGATTTTCGAACCAACGCCACCGAAAGCAAGAAAGGTGGTGTTTTCCACGAATATTGCCGAAACCTCGCTGACAATTGATGGCATCGTCTATGTCATTGACTCGGGTTATGCCAAAGAGAACACCTTTAGCCCAGTCGGTACGACTGGTCAGTCAACATTGGCTGTCGTGCCCTGCTCTCGAGCTGCCGCCAACCAGCGTATGGGTCGTGCTGGTCGTGTCCGCCCAGGAAAATGCTTCCGTCTTTACACCAGGTTTGCCTACTTGTCCGAAATGGACGAATCGCCAACTCCTGAGATTCAAAGGACGTCGCTCTCCAGTGTGGTTCTGCAACTCAAGGCTTTAGGTATCGATGATCTCCTCAACTTTGACTTCCTTGACCCCCCACCCACCGAGCTTCTCATCAAGTCTCTCAACCTTCTCTATGCCCTTGGAGCACTCAACTCCGCTGGCGCCTTGACACGTGTTGGTCGGCAAATGGGCGAGTTCCCAGCTGAACCTATGCTTGCCAAGGCACTCATCGCGGCCACCGCTGAAGAGTGTGTCTCGGAGGTTCTCACCATTGTCGCAATGCTCGGCGAGGTAGCAACCCTTTTCTTCCGGCCCAAGGACAAGGCGGTCCACGCCGACTCTGCCAGGGCGCGGTTCACTGTCAAGGACGGTGGTGACCACCTGACTCTGCTCAATGTTTACAACCAATGGGTAGACTCGGACTACTCTCCCATCTGGGCAAAGGAAAACTTCCTCACGCAGCGAAGTTTGACCAGAGCCCGTGATGTCCGAGACCAGCTCGCCAAACTGTGCGATCGAGTGCTCGAAGGGTCCGAATCATCTTGCGGTGGGATATCCAACATGAACCCGATTCTTCGAGCTCTAACGTCGGCCTTCTTTTTGAATGCGGCTAGGTTGAACCGCAGTGGTGACGGGTACAGGACGCTGAAGAACAACATGACGGTATACGTGCACCCGAGCAGTGTCGTCAGGGGTATTGATCCGCCACCAAGGGTCATTATCTACCAcgagttggtggtgacgagcAAGGAGTTTGTGAGGAGTGTCATACCCATTGACCCCAAGTGGCTTACAGAGTTTGGAGGGCATTACTATGACAAGAAGGACGTGGAAGCCATGGAAGGCAAGAAGGTCCCGAAGCAGAGGTCCTAA
- a CDS encoding uncharacterized protein (COG:I; EggNog:ENOG503NVCQ), giving the protein MSTLQSAINGASDAVAVIVPSKPSPLVMTYKDLLAEVLSFQQKLAAIGITHGSPVSIATVNSYEFIVSFLAASWQRGIAAPLNPAYKHEEFEFYIEDVKSAIVLVPKGAYQKGAPAVKAAQKFNAAIAESYWDDQKKEVALDVKELGQLNGKGQQPLLKPQPDDIALVLHTSGTTSRPKVVPLSHRNLTRTMRNIQQTYRLTDADRTMLVMPLFHVHGLLCGLLAPLLSGGSMVVPSKFSATEFWQDFITHKANWYTAVPTIHQILLKHPTPNPLPKIRFIRSCSSPLSPTVFHALEKTYNAPVLEAYAMTEAAHQMTSNPLPPAKRKPGTVGIGQGVEVVILDDAGNKVPQGTEGEISIRGENVTSGYLNNPEANKTAFTASGYFRTGDQGKLDEDGYVVITGRIKELINKGGEKISPIELDNVLTRNPAVSEAVSFAIPDEMYGQDIGVAIVLKPGQKLSDEDVKKWVGDKLAKFKIPKKVYFTDVMPKTATGKIQRRIVAETMQKKEGRAKL; this is encoded by the coding sequence ATGTCTACCCTCCAATCAGCCATCAATGGGGCCAGCGATGCCGTGGCTGTAATTGTGCCATCCAAGCCCAGCCCTCTGGTGATGACATACAAGGACCTCCTGGCTGAGGTGCTGTCGTTCCAGCAGAAGCTTGCTGCCATCGGCATCACTCATGGGTCCCCTGTGTCTATCGCCACGGTTAACTCGTACGAATTCATCGTCTCCTTTCTCGCTGCTTCATGGCAGCGTGGCATTGCTGCACCGCTGAACCCAGCCTACAAGCACGAGGAGTTTGAGTTCTATATTGAGGATGTCAAGTCAGCTATTGTTTTGGTTCCCAAGGGCGCCTACCAGAAAGGTGCGCCTGCCGTCAAGGCCGCCCAGAAGTTCAACGCTGCCATCGCTGAGAGCTATTGGGATGACCAAAAGAAGGAGGTCGCGCTGGATGTCAAGGAACTTGGGCAGTTGAATGGCAAGGGGCAACAACCGCTGCTGAAGCCGCAGCCGGATGACATTGCCTTGGTCCTTCACACAAGTGGCACCACCTCTCGGCCCAAAGTTGTCCCTCTCTCCCACCGCAACCTGACCAGAACGATGAGAAACATCCAGCAAACATACCGGTTGACTGACGCGGACCGGACCATGCTGGTCATGCCCCTCTTCCACGTCCACGGTCTCCTCTGCGGTCTCTTGGCTCCTCTTCTTTCGGGTGGTTCCATGGTGGTGCCAAGCAAGTTCTCTGCTACTGAATTCTGGCAAGACTTCATCACCCACAAGGCGAATTGGTACACTGCTGTGCCTACCATCCACCAGATCCTTCTCAAGCACCCCACCCcgaaccccctcccaaagaTCCGCTTTATCCGGTCATGCTCGTCTCCCCTTTCCCCGACAGTTTTCCATGCTCTTGAGAAGACCTACAATGCCCCCGTGCTCGAAGCGTATGCCATGACGGAGGCCGCTCATCAAATGACATCtaatcctcttcctcctgcaAAGAGAAAGCCCGGGACTGTGGGTATCGGTCAGGGTGTCGAAGTCGTCATTCTTGACGATGCAGGAAACAAAGTGCCACAGGGCACTGAGGGAGAGATTTCTATTCGCGGCGAAAATGTTACGTCTGGctacctcaacaaccccgaaGCCAACAAGACTGCTTTTACAGCCAGTGGCTACTTCCGAACTGGCGACCAGGGCAagctggatgaggatggctATGTCGTGATCACAGGTCGTATCAAGGAGCTCATCAACAAGGGCGGCGAGAAGATCTCGCCCATCGAGTTGGACAATGTTCTTACACGGAACCCAGCCGTCTCGGAAGCTGTGAGTTTCGCTATTCCGGATGAGATGTATGGCCAGGACATTGGTGTTGCCATCGTTCTCAAGCCGGGCCAGAAGTTGAGCGATGAGGATGTGAAGAAGTGGGTTGGGGACAAGCTGGCCAAGTTCAAGATTCCCAAGAAGGTCTACTTCACTGATGTCATGCCT